In Chiroxiphia lanceolata isolate bChiLan1 chromosome W unlocalized genomic scaffold, bChiLan1.pri scaffold_58_arrow_ctg1, whole genome shotgun sequence, the genomic stretch GACTTGCAATTTGCAGCTTTGCCACTTCTCACTGCTTCACCTCAGCTTTCAGTGGGCTGGAAAATGCAGACCCAGAGGTTCAGCCTGACAGACAGTGACACAGTGATAACCCTGTCCCATCATTCCATGCCAgtcctgcccagcctgccccagTGGGGACCCAACTGGTGAGGAGAAGTGGACGAGGCCtctcttttgccatttttcatgggtgtttttctctccatcctgctCACAGGTCCTACTGTAGCCCACCAGCAAGTCTGCTGCAGATCTGAACAGCAGGTGCCTCAGGTACCGGGACAGTCCTAAAAGACATTGTTTCCTTCAGCCAAGTGGTTTGTACCAGATACCTCCTTGTTCCTGCACTCGGCCTTgtcactgctgccaggaacAGACCCCAGCACTCCAACAAGCAAGGTCTCTGCACAACACAGGAACAACCGAAAGAGGCAGGAAACAAACTCCTGGATCTGGTTCACCATGTCCTTCAACACTGAAGACATTGCAAACAACTCTACCAAAAGCTGAATTGGAAGGGGAGGAGGCTCAGAGCCACCATCTCCTGTAAGCTGTTAAAAAAGACTAAACCCTTTGCAGACGTGAAGGGCTTCCCGAAGCTCCTTCATCTTTCCATATTTGTGCATAGtgatggttttgttcttttactgAGCCTTCCTGTTCAGCTCTTCACAGCTCCCCCAAAGTATCTGAGGGCCCCCTTTCCCTAAGCCTGCTATTtgagaaaaacctcagaaaaactctttccagtttttcatAGTTTATACTGAGATCAAAGTATCTCAGTCTTTCAGGAAAAGATACTAAAGAATATCCATATCCACACTTAAAAATTagggtgggctgggggcggGGAGCAGTACCTGCCTTGGAACAAAGCCTTGGAAATCTTTGATCCATGCACGGGATCACTGGAACCATCACTTACATCAGGGTTATCTCTACATGCTGTCTTTATGTCATCTGACATCTAATGCATGGCTTTTAAAACAATAGATGAAAGGGGCTGCACTTTTTAAAGGTGCAAGGAACACTCAATTCAACCCTCacagttaaataaataacacCACAATAAATACCAACATCAGAAAAGCATCTGTTTTAAgtcctgaaaaccagaaaagggaCTTTCCACATGGGTGTCCTGTCATCCAGAACTAGAAGGGAAGAATTCAATAGAATAAAGAAGTCTAGAAGTGTTCTGTCCAAGATCCAGGTGAGATTCTCTCTCTTCTAACATTTCACTGACCTAGGAAGCAAGAATTTGGCACAGAATTaatactggagaaaaatgagaccaGTGAAACCTCCTGAGCTCAGGAGAACCTGACTGTGCTGGGGAATCAGAGCTTTCCCCCTGGGAAATGAACTGCTCTGAAAGAGTGGGAAGAAAGCAGGAACAAAGGCTGAGTTCAAATGCTCCAGAGTAAACAACTCCTTCCTCACCAAAATATCTGAGCTGCCCTTAACTCATCTCTGGACAtccctggaaataaaacagcctgaccttgaatcCAAGGGAAACAAATTCCATGGCTTAAGCTGGAGCAAGGTGGAGGGGGGATGTGTcactcctctatgacatcacatgctcccagtgacatcacatccttcctgtgacatcacacctaCCTTATGACATCACATACTCCCCGTGACACcacatctcccctatgacatcatgtcctcccctgtgacatcacatctaCCCTgggacatcacatcctccccagGACATCGCATCCTTGTTCTGATATCAAGGGTCCTCTATgatgtcacatccatcatatgatATCACACCTCTCCTACGATCTCCTATCATCCCTGTGATGTCATGTCCTCCCCACGCCATCAAAactcctctatgacatcacatccatcatatgacgTCACATCTCTCATGTGGTCTCATAtaatccctgtgacatcacatcctccctgtgacatcacatcctcccctgtgacatcacaccctTCCTGTGACATTACATCTTCCTCTATGACTTCACAATAATCACATAACATCACACCTCCacatgacatcacagctcccctatgacatcacatctttcttgtggcatcacatctctcctgtgatatcatatcatccctgtgacatcacgtcctgccctgtgacatcatatcATCCTTGTGTCATCAAGGCTTCCCTATgatgtcacatccatcatatgacatcacacaTCTCCTGAGATATCATATCCTCCCTTTGACATCATGGCCtgccctgtgacatcacatcgtCCCCAcgacatcacagctcccctgtgacatcacatcctcctggttacatcacatccttcttgtgacatcacagtttccatatgacatcacacccttcctgtgacatcacatctcccctatgatGTCACAACCATATGACATCCCATCTCtcttatgacatcacatccatcatgacatcacatccttcctgtgacatcacatccgTCCTGACACATCAGACCTgccccgtgacatcacatccttcatgtgacatcacatctcccctatgacatcacagtcatcatatgacatcacatctcccctatgacaGCACACCTaccttgtgacatcacatcctttctttgacatcacatctcccctatgacatcacatccatcatattCTGGGAAAATGCAGGACCAcatgaaatcaaaggaattcTGGGACACTGTCAAACCTCCTGGAACCAAGGGAGCCCGGAGATATTTCTGAACCTCCCAGAATCCAGGGGTCATTGGGACCTGCAGAACCTCCTGCATTCAAGTGGTCCTTGTGAAACTGCAGGCTCTCCTGGAACCCAAGGATTCCTggaacactgcagagctcatggaaccaaggggccactgtcccactgcagctccttctgaagCAAAAGTGACCCTGGGACAATGGGAAATCTGGAATCCAAAGGGTATTTTGggactgcagggcctcatggaactaAAGAAACCTTTGGAGACTGTGGAagctcatggaatcaaggggccattgtgacatgTGGGGACTCCTtgaaccaaaggaaccctgagaaTTTCTGTGGGAACAACataaggcagcagcagctgcattcagtTAACCAGGATCAACAAGGAGTGTTTTGGCCTTGACTGGTGTTTTCCATCCAGAGAGTGCTGTTTGCCAAAGTGGAAACCACTTGGAACGCTCTGCATGGtagcctgtgtttttctctggtggTTGAACACAGCCAGCACATGAGGGGAGGGGAATGTGTGGGATCAGGGCACTGCTTTGGGGCCATGCTGGGAATTCCAGTGGACTAAAAGACAAAGCCCAGGCACTGTTTCCAAAGGAACCCCAATGAAAGGGGGACGCTGGAAAGATGGGTGGACAAGCCCTGCAAtggaactctgtgtgtgcagcctcattttctccttcagtgccCACAGGAGAGGGGGCAAAATGTAGGGGTTGGGACCCCAAAACtgtttgggggggaaaaatggggattgaggggaaaatgggaaagagggaggaacagggagaagggtGGAAAAGGGGGGGTGGTCTGGCCAGTCTGACGGTCCCATGGGGGTCTTTGGGCACAGAGGGGGGTTGGAAATGGGGGGTgcccccctgagctcccaacttcctggggggtgctgggggctgctggatcCAATCTCAGCCTTGCATTATGACAACAGTTTCAGTttagaggaattacagaggtgTGACTGAACCACTTTAGTCCCCCAGGTTTTAATAATGGCAAATCAGATCTATtgagagaaattaattatttagagttacaaatgatcagacaaaagatcttcatcagaattatttcctGCACAATAGAAACACTAAAACTACCAGGAGTATAGGATAAGATAGGACAGTGCTCTATACTAAAGCAATCCTTGAAGCAATTCTACTCAAGTTGGCACAAAAGCAATAATTCTTAATTAGAGAGGGATGGAACTCCCCCAGATCAATGCTCGTggggagatctctgctctcaaTCTCCAGGACTGTCcttggggggtccccagccaaggcaggaatctccacacacccACCAAGAAGGGTTCTGTTGGAAGAAGctgcccctgggaaaggggactgGTCCTTTCTGGTAAAAGGGTTGGACTGACAGTCACTGGACTCCAGGGGCTTCCTCACCGTCAGGGGTTTCATTCGGGGTGGAAGCAGCGACTGAAGCTCTTCCTGCAGTCAGGGCACTGGTAGGGCTTCCCTTACCGGTGGGTCCGTTGGTGTTTGGTCAAGGTAGAGCTGTGGgggaagctcttcccacactccccacacttgtagggcctctccccGGTGTGGATGCGCCGGTGGGTGATGAGGGTGGAGTTCCGGTTGAAGCCCTTCCCACAGTCGGTGCAGCAGAAGGGCCTCTCATCCGTGTGTGTCCGCTGGTGCTGGAGGAGATGTGAGCTGGtctgaaacctcttcccacattccaagcacttgtagggccgttccctAGTGTGGATGAGCTGGTGGTTGTGGAGGTGGGAGCTgtccctgaagctcttcccacattccccacacgtgTAGGGCTGTTCCCcggtgtggatgtgctggtgtcgGATCAGGTGGGAGCTGtcactgaagctcttcccacaaTCATTACACatgtagggccgttccccagtgtggacACGCTGGTGTTTGATCAGGTGGGAGCTCtggttgaagctcttcccacattccccacatgaGTAGGGACGTGCCCCAGTGTGGATCTGCTGGTGTCGGATGAGGATGGAGCTGTtcttgaagctcttcccacattccaagcacctgaagggcttctccctgctgggagcctGATCAGGGACCACCAGCTCAGAGCTCCACCTCAAGCTCCGGCCGCCTTCCCGGCACAGGCTGGCTCTTTCcccctcagagcaccctgggatggctttggagcccctcctgtGGGGGGATCTccggcccttttcctccccgctgccttcctgcgccggggagcccttcaaaacggcctctcccaccagggtctcatggggggatttgtcctccgggctctccgtcctcagctcggggcctggggcaggaagcaagaaggacagggaggggatttgcctccggcccacagggaaggccaaggacatccccccaactccggccccggcaggacggtggcggcagcggggttgtcctgcagccggggccatgctcggctgacagagccagcacaacacccgcccaaagggccactgacttcctcctcacctgcctggggggcccaaggcatcttcctcttcctcgcagcctcctcctccatctgcccaagctttgggaaggacaaatcctgatgggggagaaaacaagggctgagtgcgttggcttgggggttcctcctgcccaagtccattTCTAGAACTCACCGGGCATCCTGTGaccataaaaacctccaaaacaccaagattcagcccagaaaaatccaaaccactgaGATTCCGGCAAAAAACCTCCTCGGAAATAATAAGATGAACCTCCCCTCAAACTGCAAAAAGTTAAGGTTTCAGCCAAAAAATACTCAAAAACATGAAGGTTACCCCCAATAAACTGTTCCAGGTGTTCCCCGTATCTGGTCTCTCCTCTCTGAGGTTCGCAATGTCTCCCCTATCTGGGATACCGGGGGTCCCACTTAGGGATGCTGGGAGTCTTGGGGGTCCCAAGGGTCCCTTGTCCTCTGACTCTCGCCTTCAGGGTGCCACATTTCCAGACATTCCCCCTCTCCAGGTTCTCCACTTTGTTGTCTCGGGGATCCCAGAGGTCCACACTGTCCAggcttccccttctccccaccctATTTCAGGCTTCCTCGGGTCCCAGGGCTCCTCCCTCTCCGTGCTCCCCCCTCCAGGCTGCCGGGGGTCCCCCAGCTCTGACATTGCCCCGCTCTGCCCTCAACACTCAGCAGGTCCCGGGTTCCACACCCACTTCCGGCACTCCCAGGGGGCCCCAAACCCGCTGTGTCCCCCCCGCTGGCACTGGGCTGACAATGGAGCCGGCGGGGCCTGACCCAGCAACACCAACCCCCACTGTGGGGGGAACACGCATCCCCCCGCCCACTGCCGGGGTTCTGCCACCAACCCAGCCCGGTACTCCCAAAAAACacctcctgcccacccccaAGAGCCCACAGGAGTGGAGCaggaacaggaacagcagcagaagaatcgcccccccagcccacaggTGCCCGGGAAGGGGGAACTCGTCCCAAATATCCTGGGGGGAGCGCAGGGGGTCGTGACATACTtgggctgccagcacagatttccctgAAAAGTCTGCAGGGAGTCAACCTCTGCAGAGGAGATTGTGCCCCATGCATGGGATTGCAGAGGTTCCCTCAGGTCCCTAGAAGGAATCAGCAACCAGGAAGAGACACAAAAGGCACCCCTAAAGATTTCTGGGGGAGTGTCCTGTAGGGAGGGCACAGTGTCACCccaccagggcagggctggcaagtgggaggctgctccagggctctgcaagAGGCCTCGTGCTCTGCTCGGCCCCAGCACTGGCTGGTACCAACACCCCCGGCTGCCCCCGgtcctgggcagctctgctgccacaggctgtgccctcaccgTGGCCCTGCAatggccctgcctgtccctcacccctggccctgcccgtggccctgtcccttggctctctctctgccagctcagtgtggggcacacgggatgggggtccctcccaagccccccgggcagccggcgttggctggggggatgtgagggctgggcctgctcagcacagccccggcctCGTGCCCAGCGCCTCTTTCCTGACCCACACAAGAGCTTcccggcccccccagggctcccctgctgctgcctctgctcctggccctgcctttgctgctcccttggctggggcagcggctgcaggggggggatggcagcagcttcagctccacggCACTTCctggggggagctcagcccggggggcacgggcagggacctgatggggatggacaggggcccagcagggacagacagggcctgcaggggaaggcacagggacagcctggacccccacactgccactgctctctctgctcctccttgcaggctccgtggccaggcacagtttgtgttcctgggtgcccaccatctcagcacttgCAGACGCTCAAATCAGCGcccgcagctctgcagcaaagccccagctcacctggcacacaggggatggacacagcaccTTCTCAGGGATGGGCACTCACAGTTTTGCCTCTTCCCCACCACagggctctccttcctcagcagcacctctgccttgcacttattctcagcctcacctcagggacagctctgggctcaCCTCCGCGccacttctcagcctcacctcagggcctgggctcaaggacaggaacctgcagggaggggacatcaTGTGCAAGCTGAGGGCTGCCTGCTTGCACTGGCCTCTGGGCTTCTTTCTCCTACAACCACCCCACAAATTAGCCTGTTTTGCTAACATCACACATTTACAGACTAACCTTGGAGATAGATATGGACAGACATCTCTATCACCCTGGGGATAGAGCctcaagcatgtgctgccataggaatggcaatcacagaatcacagaatcagccacgttggaaaagacctctgagatcatcaagtccaaccctggatccaaccccgctgtgcttcccagaccatggcactgaggccacatccactctcaccttcaacacctccagggacgctgactccaccccctccctgcccagacCATTCCAAGGCCTCATTACTTtctcaggaaaaatttcttcctaatatccaacctaaacctcccctggcacagctcaagacccagccctcttgtcctactgctgcttcctggcacaacagccccacccccacctggctacaccctcctggcagggacttgcagacagtcaggaggtctcccctgagcctcctcttctccagcctcaacacccccagctccctcagcctctcctcacaccatCTGTGCTCCaaagccctcctgccttccagcacatcaacacacccccagcttggtgtcacctgcacatTTGATGATGaaatgcctggttctgcagcagctgcagatgctcaaggggcagcaggaccaagtcAGGGGCCTGGGGAGCTTTGGGGTgtgggagggtcctgggggagctggggagaggcTTTGGGGATTGGGGGTACaaaccagtacagaccagtacctcctcactgctccccagatctctcctggagctgggccacgTTGTCCTGGgacacctgagcccccccagtgccctcccagtacagcccagtgcccccagtacagccgactgtgttcctgtcccagggtgccgGGTGATCCCTctttggggggggttggaagggatttgaggggaggctgggggagatttggggggatctggggaGTTTGggtggggatttgggggttttgggggggcttAGGGTTCATTTAGGGAAGTTAAAAGAGGTCTTAGGGGCATTGGGGCATCAAAGGGATCTGTGGGGGGAGgggattaaagggaaaatggaggTTAAGGAACATTTGTGAGGGGTTAAAGGGGTCTcggggggagaggaggggctgTACCAAGAGCAGGTGAGTCCTGAGACCCCCCCGGTGTCTCCAATGTCCCCAGGGCCTCTCCATGGCTCCAATTCCCCCCTTGGCACCCCCAATTCCACTGTCCACAAACCCCTCCCCACTGTCCtcaaaccccatccctgatgtccctaaccctccatctcaccccaggagcccccctgGATCCTCTGACCACAAAAACGACTCCCCCACActcacagaaaggccaagggcatctggggacatGGTGGGGACAGCTGGAGGGCACGGGGGATTACTGGGGGACATTGGGACACACTGGGGATAaccagggggcactgggagggactggggggttactgagggacactgggagggcactgggagggactggaggggaACTGGGGCACACTGGGGGGCTCTGGTAGAGAACTGGGGAGTTATTGGGGGATACCAGGACACACAGGGAGACACTGGCAGGTTATTGGGCCatactgggggttactgggtgCTCACTGCAGGAtcactgggccatactgggggcagtgggaggtcactgggacacACCAGGTGGTCACTGAGAGggttactgggccatactgaGGGTAACAGGGAGGTCATTGGGAtatactgggggcactgggatccccTTACCCAGATGTGGTACATCTCCTCCCCCAGATTTTGGGGGGCATCACTAGGACTCCTCCCCTGGGAACTGGGGGACCCCCTGaacccactgctgggctttagggGACCCCCCACAATCCCCTCAAAACCCCTGAAATCCCCCCCTCGACCCGTCGAAACCTCCTCAAGGACCACTCAAATGCCATCAGAGAcctcatccctccccagcaccccctaAACCCTCTCAGTGACCCGCAAAACCCATCTGAGACTCCCCAAACCCATTCAGGGACCCCCCAGTCCCCCTCACGGACCCTCAAAACCGTCTGGGACCCCTTAAACCCCCTAGAGACCCCCAAACTGACGAAAACGTCCCCGCAAAGCCCCCCAGGAACCCCAAACCTCCTCACAGACCCCCAAAGCCCACCTGGGACACCCCAAATCTTCTCAGAAATCAAAACCCTCTCAGAGACCCCCAGACCTCTTCAGGGACCTTCAACCTCCCCCCTGAGTCCCTTCAGGGACCCCTCAAAACGTCCCCGGGAACCCCTGAACCCCCCCGCTAAGCCCTCCCGagccctccagcctttccacccACACCCGCGCTCCCTGTAGCCCCCGCGGGGATCCCCAGACCCCGCTCTCCCCGCACCCCCCGTCAGGTCTCACAGCGAAGCGCAGGGGCCGCCACCTTCTCCTCATTCGCGACCACGCGGCCAAAATGGCGCTCGCTCTGCCCGCCCTCCGCCTTTAGAGACCCGCCCcgcagccaatcagcgcgcggTCACGGCCCCTGCCCGCCCTCCGCCACGCCCCCACCTGCGCGGGGCATTGTGGGAGTTGAAGTCCTTGCGGCGGGGGAGGATCGGacgttttggttttttgtttttctgtctttttattttctcttttttctttctttcttttttctttcttctttcttttcttccccttttctctctcttttttcttttttctcttttttatttgttcttttttttcctcattttttcctgtttttttctttcttttttttctttttttttctcctttttctcttttttctccctctttttattttgttttttcttattatttccattttcctttatttttacattgttttttaTCAGCTGTACTTTCAAGGAAGATTTATACTCAGATCAAAACAATCTCCAGGTACATATCTTACAACAACAGATAATCTGACATTGTTCCAGGTTCCTGAGAATTTCCCAGATCACAAACACTGAGACACCAAGGGTGGAAGTGAAGCAACTGTATCCTGTCCCTTACCACAGCCTTCAATCCACACCCAGCCCTGGATTTCTGCAAAGccgctgggcaggagcaggagatggagctggTGCTCGGCGGGAGGGGCAGCAACAACAACCCCGTGTCTTTGGCACAGGGGAAGGAATTTAGTGCTTGAGGGGTTACATTCCACAGGCTCCCCTGGGGATCAGCTTATGCTCGGACAGTGAGAACAGCAAGAACATTCCTCATAAAaatgccagagggaagggagcggagggggagcaggggcaggaaaaggaagcagagcagtGGAAGATGGGCTGGGGCGGTCggggctgggggaaggcagGCTGGACAATGCCTTGTTTGGTCCAGCAGCTGGACCAGCTCCACGGCAGATGTCGGGGGAGCCTCTGCCACAGGGACGTGCCCAAACAGACCCTACAAAAGCTCTCAGAGTGGTTGGGGGCTCTGGGCGGGGCTGCGCTCTCGCCTCAAGCCAGGATATCCCAGGGCAGTGGAACAGCAATTCCTGTCAGCTCCCAGCAAAGATTATTGGGGTTTGCACTGGGGAAATATTGACGCTCCagcttcttcttctcttttgagAACTTTGAGCTTGCAGTCGGGTagaagggctggtgggggagtggGAAGAGACCCATGAGGGACACATCTCATCCCTCAGTTAGATGGAGCTAAACCCCTAATCTTGCTTAGGAATAGCTGCTGAtgctcagttttcttctttcccttctgctttagAGGGATATTACATTTCACTGCAGTATTGGTGATAGAATGGTATGTCagctggaatggtttggtttttacaGAGAGCATAAATGCATTA encodes the following:
- the LOC116781566 gene encoding zinc finger protein 391-like: MCNDCGKSFSDSSHLIRHQHIHTGEQPYTCGECGKSFRDSSHLHNHQLIHTRERPYKCLECGKRFQTSSHLLQHQRTHTDERPFCCTDCGKGFNRNSTLITHRRIHTGERPYKCGECGKSFPHSSTLTKHQRTHR